Within Vicia villosa cultivar HV-30 ecotype Madison, WI linkage group LG1, Vvil1.0, whole genome shotgun sequence, the genomic segment tgttgattcttctatTGGATGAATTGAACGTTGGCTTCGGAGTGGGGCAATCAGATTAACATTCTTTGATTTACCACTGAATTTACATCAAGACAGAGATTCATTAAGTTTATGAAAGAACAATTTTAACAATTACATAATAGAATTGATGTAATGGTACCAGTTGTAAGTAAATACACTTATCTTTTTATCAGCAGTGCCGATTTAACCGGTTCGAAGACCCTTAGGTGATTTTGGTCGGAGACCCTTGTGATGGGAATTCGGTCTGTTGCTATCCTCCATTTGTTTCTGATTTTAGCCTCTAATTAAGCCCTGAAAAAGCCCTGAAAAAAATTAGGGATTCGAATTTATGATTTCCATACCTTGATTTAGATTCATCCATCAAGACGAAATATCAAGACCCTATAATGTTTAAATTTCAAACCTTTATCACATCTTTCTATCTATTTTCATCAGGAACCAAAAGCCAATATCGACATACCATGTTTCAATCGTAGATGCGCGGCGGTGGTGTAGTCGTCGGTGTTGGGGATACGACGGCAAAATCAGCAGTTGCAGGCGACACAGGTTTCGATCTAGAGCAGAGTAGGCAGAGGTGGATGTGGGCGGTTGCGAAAGTTGAATGGAGATGAAGAGAATGGTAATTGAAGATAGATTGAATCATTTTGAAAATGAGAAGACAAACAGTCAATGTAATGTAACCGTGCATTGAAGAGAATGGTGAATGAAGAGAATGTGCCGGTTTTGAAAGAAGAGGAGAAACCGTTttggaagagaaagaggagagcgTGAGAATTTTGAGAAGTGAAACCGCCAAAGCTGATGTGGATTAACCATGGAACAGATGCTGATGTGGATAGCTTAAGAAAGtcccaaatggtagacttttcttatatgatagattatatAAGTGTTAATCAGAGTATTTTTCTTAATGAAAAAATCATTGTATGTGGGTGGAATAAGtggttaatgaaaaaaattatttaaggaGAAAATGTAACTACTATTAGAGCGATTAATTAATCACATGTGCTTGGATTTATAGTAAAAAATTAGAACAAACtgatccaaaataaaataaatcacatttatttctatccttttattcttttatttatttttggaagagtatcttttttatttattaaaagtatAAAAGGACACATAATATTTGATAGAATTAACGTctaatgtaataataataataataataataataataataataataataattaataataataataataaatggttttaatttattttttactgtaattttttattgtttttccgTTTATATTTAAAGTGATTTGTCACCTGccgtttaaaaaattaaaaatcttttttaCTAATTAATATGGATTAATAACATATAAGCATATATCTATCATTGTCAatgacaaaaacaaaaaagtaTTGATatgaatcaaattcaaaatatgGATCCATCTAGATTTGAGCCTCTCTCACACAATCACATaaataatgatagttcatgtgAAGTCATatgattcatatttaattttagttttggatttcaaaattttataaaaaaaaattaaattctcaTTCGAAACAATTACAAAGTTTTTTTTCTTAGAAGTTTAAtgactaaaaatatttttggaatatGATGCATAATTAGTAGTATAGCATATATATAAGTGAAAAGTTATAGTAGTTATTAATTTTTATCGAGGAAGTTTTTAGCCAAAAAGTGAATTCTCTAGTAACATAATATATTACAACTTATATGGTATAAGTCCTCTTTAAGATGACTTAAAATCACCGAATAATGCCGGTTTAACTGAAACTTGGATTTTTTTTGACAGCACTGAAACTTGGATGAAACTTGGATGTTTGAACACTGAAAAAAGTACATCActaaatgaaaatataataacTTGGTAAAATATGAAATAACACATGATAGGTTATAAACAACAAATGAAATACTCCCATTTTCATCAAGCAAAATAGAAATTCAAAAATTTCTATACCCGAAATTTGACGAATCTCGATGCAATATTTCTCTGtagaattcaaaaataaaaataaacagtaaaccaattaaaaattaaaagagaaggcagaagatgaagaagaaaaatagaaaaaagttaCTTACCTGCTGAAAATTTTGGAGAATATGAAAAATAGATGGGGTGTAGATGTATTTGTACTAAAATCAttatgtgataatgtgaatggacgcaataatacaattaattagtGGAGTTGAAGTTTTTGGAATTGGTAACTGACAAACCATAATATTGAAGTaattaatattgaattttaaaattaatacattaaataaaatttgttgAACTGTTTACTTATATTAAAAgacatgaaataaaataataattgtaaCTAATTTCATGTTTAGTAACTGAATAAGaataattattattgtaataGTAACCGAAATCtacaaataattattttaatatagtataaccattatgaaatataataatgttTATTAACTGTGATAAGAATAGTAATTATTATAATAGTAACCGAAATAtattaatcattattttaatataatatacctattataaaatatatataattgttattgttattaatttaatgtttagtaactgcaataagaataattattattataatactaataaaatatattaataatatttttataatataacacaaaaataatatttaatatttaattataattaaatgatagcacgaaaataatatttaattactaTATGCATCGTGATAAAAGTATTATAACTATGAAATtaagattttaaaaattaaacacgtttatatttttaagtataaatataaaatatgttgTCAAGATTTTggatagttttatttttaaattactttattataataatttaatctattttataattaatttaaaatgttgaattatataaaattgaaaATTGTAATATGTTACCAAAGttttcatcatgacaaccttggatttacaattcattaaattgataataataataataataaaaataaaaaaatttaaatatattttgattccaaaaaaatatattagaatattatttatgtttttttatttcttcccttttataaattaatttgattgtaaaaataattttgtataatttaatcctgattattattatttatttatttatttttatagctagcttattattattattattattattattattattattattattattattgggtctatttaataaataatatattatttattataaaatcctatttatttattttatgtcttCTCTAGCATAAATTAACTTTATTGTTAAAATGATTTTGTAAAATTTAATCcttaccattattattattattattattattattattattattattattatgattatattttttattgctatggatcaatattaataatataggtataataattatttttattattattatcattattattttaattattactattattattactattattgttattattatttttattatttatttatttttgacatAGGGACAAATTAGTAAAAATGCAATTAGGATTTATGTTTATAGTTGTTACCAATGTGACATGTAGATTGACATGTGGCGAGGATTATTACCAAGAAGACATGTgactagggttgccatcatgacttctttacatttatattaagtagataactcaaaatttatttgaaaaaaaatacatttaatcaAGTGACAATACAAAGTTAAGTTGGGTATTTTGGGGGCGTTGAAACTTGAAAGTTGAAACCCTAGTTTTCAGTCATCCATCtattaaaagaaaaacattaaatccaaaaataaaataaaaaatatactcaAATTTAATCGGAAAAGGATCACTCCCTCAAGTTCCGCTGTGCTTATACATCAAAAGAGGTGAAGAAAATAACAGAGAATCAGAAAACCTAAACTAAGGAAGCAAAATACATAGCGGCGACATGGTTCACGGCGGTTTAAACAAGCGGCGCGTGAGGGTTAACCCTCCAAGCCGTCGATCCACCACCAAGAAATTCAAACCTCCGGTGTCCCTCAAAAACCAGATTAGATCCGCCGAACGCATGCTCCGAAAGGTAACTAACTTCTCTCTCCATCAATCCCTAATCCTAATTCcaacaaaccctaatttgattttttttttatcatggcAGAATTTACCATTGGAAGTTAAAGCAGCACAGGAGCAGAAGCTGGAATCACTGAAGAAACAGCAGGAGGTTCACAACCGCCTGGCTATGGAACGGAAGATATTCTTACGCGACAAGAAGATTAAGTTCTTTGAGAGGAGAAAAATTGAACGGAGAATTAGACGGTTGGAGAAGCTTCAGCgtgcttcgtcttcttcttcccctGACCAGCTTGCATCGCTTAAGCATGATCTTCAATATGTTATGGTTAGTGTTTTCCAAGTCACAAAAAATTATATCAGTTTTGTTTTAATTGACTTATTTAAACTTATCTATTGAAATAAGCACTTGTGGAAAAGGCTAATAACATGTCTATAAGCTGTTTTTAACTTATTTCTATAAGTTTTCTAGGataacttgtgtaaatgacttaTAGTTTAGGTAAACTTAAATGCTTAAAAATAGTAATTGAAACATCATACATATTCCATCAAAATCAATTTACAATCGTATTCGTGAACAACATTATCTTTCTCCTCGATGATATTATTAACCCCATATCATCTGGTATTTTCCTGCAAGATTTTACTTCTTTCCTTATTGCCAATTGATGCTTCTTGGCTCTTGTTATTGATCTTGTTGAATGATGCTCACAAAAATCACAAACAATTGTTCTCTTGCTCTAGTTTTTATTAGAATTCTAACCGATATCAGGATTCAGGATTGTCAATAGATTTAAAACTACCTTTATTGTTGGAGGTTGGTGTTACTCTTGCAATGATAGAGGATGATGATGCCATGGTtatcaaaagagaaacaaagcaaGGCAAGTAATAGAGGTTGTAGGAGTGAAACAAAGCAAGGTGGAGCAGAGGTAAATGATAATGGAGCAGAGGAGAATGGTGAAAAAAACAGAGGAAAACGATGAAGAATGCAAAAAACACGGTGGAAAATGTCGCAGGGGGGAATGTAGAAAAAGAAAATACGGTGGAACTAAAGAAGCGTAATACATGGGGATAAATATTAGAACAATAAAAGGGTGGGAAAGACCAACATACCCTTAAAACATTAAAAATTACGTTTCAAAATGTCAGGGCTTACGATTTTGCCACAAATTGGAAATAGTGGTCACCAAACCGCGATGGCACTGCTATTGCGCCGCCATAGCGTTGCTACGAAGGCACTATTAGCGGTCGCTATGACTATTATTGTCAATAGTGCTTAACAGGCCAATAACGTAGCGGTGAGGGGCCGTGCCGCTATAGCATGCTATTGACAACCTAGATGATAAATGTTTGCGCTTAATTAAATTACTCAATTAATTTAGATCTAAACGGGTCTCATACTTATAAAATGATAATTAGTGACTAATACAATTGTGTATGGTTCAATTCCAATGTGCAGTACTTTCCCAAGAGTGAGAAATATGTTCCTCTATTTTGTGGAAGTGATGATCAAGAGATAGTTGACAAGCGAAATGGACTGCGCAAACAGATTGAAGAAAGGTTATCTGCGGCTGCTGCAAGTGGCAAGGATTTAGAAGGTAGTTATTATCAATgctttatatattttcttataaGAAAATGTTAGTTGTTCGTGTTTTATGTTGGTAGCTAGGATTTGAACCTGGATTAATCACTTGTGTTATGCCTTGGAGACTATGATTGTTTTCATTATCTATACCATACCAccattttatattgattttacttGGGCctatttaaattgatttattcaAGTTTTATCTACTGGCATAAGCACTTACGAGACTGTTTGGGGGAGCTTATGGAAGCAATTTATGACATATCCCTAAGCTCATTAGAATAGCTTATGAAAACAACCAAGATCTTTTATGAAAATAGtttgactttattttatcttgttatAGAAACTGCTTATTCATACGCACTTATATGATATTTATGATATAAGGgcttaattaatttgtttatccAAACAAAGGCGTAGAATTTTGGTATTACTATTGCCACTTACCCTTATTTTGAAGTGCTTGGTTTTACTTTGTGTGAGCTAAGGTCTAACTGAAATGGTGACTGGGTCCTTTAGCTATGCTTCAGATTTTGAAATGTGCCTTTGTACTTATGTCTCCTTCCTGTTCGATTATATGTTAATGAGATTTCATGCTACTTTGCAGAGACTGGCAGCGAGGATGACGGGCTTTTAGATCTTAGTGATGATGATTTTTTCGTTGCTGGAAGTTCTAGTGATGAAGCTGATGCAGATGATGAATTGACAGACAAAAGCACCAGGTGAGCATAGATGTTTTAGTACTTGGGTAATTATATCAATGAGAACTCATATATACATGGCATGCAATTTGGTAAAGGGAAATTAAAAAGTTGAAAGTGGAGTTAGTGAATTGATCTGTGTTTTTTATGTTGGTGGTGATAATGAAATGGAAGCCATATTTTCCTCTATAAAGTTTATGGCATATCCCCAACAGTGTGGTAGGAAAACCATTTGCAGTCTTTGTTTTTTGGAATTGTATTAATGATTGAGATGATGTAAACATACATGAGTGTTTTATGTTGATGATAAAAAAATTTCTTGGTTGCAGAGAGCAGGCTTCTAGTGCTTCTGGAAAAGCTGTGTCTGGCATGTCTAGCGATGAAAAAAACCAGGTTGATTACTAGTAGCTTGTTGCTTAAATTTTCAATTTACTCTAATAGTCTAAATTATTTTGAAGTTCCTAAATTTCTTTGCCCATTTTTGTAGAGGCAGATTTCTGCTAGAACTTTGATGCCTCCTCCTCGCCCTTCAAACAAGATGTCAAGGTTTGGATCATCTTTAGGCCAAAATTCATCTAAACAGAGATCTGAGTTTTCTACATTCAATAATACATCAAACTACAAAAGCAGCTCAGACTTCAGAGTAAGGGAAAGGTTTGGATCATCTTCAGGTCAAACTTCATCTAAACCGAGATTTGAGATTTCCACATCCAGCAACACATCAAACTACACATCAAACAGAAAATGCAGCTCAGACTTTAGAGTAAGGGAACCTTCAAGATCAGGGACAGGTAATGGAAGTAGTATAAGCTCAAACTCTGATGCTCACAAGCCTCGGAGAAAAAGAAGACCTAAGAAGAAGAAGCAGGTTTGCAATCTGTGTTTATTCTAATATATGTTGCATTACATTACATATTTACATTTACCTTCTGttctaattatattatataagTTTGAAAAATGAAGTTGTGACTTTTTAAAATGGTTACATGACCAATAAATGATTTTGATCTTGATAACCCATGTATGATTGCATACTCTTATCACTCTCCATAAAATAACCCTCTAAGGAGACACATTCCCTATATACTACAAGTATATTCACTTTTGTCTTTTGTGTTCAAGTCCCACCCATACCTTTGTCATATTTTTTAGTTCAGTTACTTTTCAACTTTGCATTTAAAGTAATGGCTTTAGTAGTCAAATCTGGAATTTTATCAAGAAAATGATTTCTTACTGGTTTTCTTCGAAGAAAGGGGTGAGATGAATTAAGAATCAATAGAGTATGATGACATGATTAATGTGTGTTTGTTTTAATGTCAACACATACAAAAATAAACACGAAATTTCCAATTTGTTATTGTGGCAAATGTCAATCGAACACACTTAGAATCCATCTGGAAGCTAGATCAAGTTTTATTGTGGAATACTAAAAAATGAATATGGAATAAAACAGTATCATGGAATACGAATTAGGTATAATACTTGCATGCTATATGTTGGCCATCTGTGGTTAAGTGACTTGTTTAGTACACCACTTTACTTATGATTGATTTATTTGTTCATCAATCACAATACATCCAATATTTACTTTCCTCTCTTCTCTTGCGGTTCCTAATTGTAATGCAAATTTATTCTCCACTCGCAGGTATGATGGCTTAACTGAGCATTGCTATGGCATATGCATTAGCTTCTTCACATTCATGAAGAATTTTACAGTAATGTTTTACCTGTATGCGTTACATGTTCTGCCGTGGACCTGCCTGGAGTCTCTCTTGCGGGTCATTGTGCTATGATCATATATGTACTGACTTGTTAGGTTAGATTGAGAATTTGTTATTGTAGATTAATAACTTTTGAATATGGTGTCTTCATATTTGATGACAGTTGGTTACTGTAAATTAAATTTCAA encodes:
- the LOC131644276 gene encoding rRNA-processing protein EFG1-like isoform X2, encoding MVHGGLNKRRVRVNPPSRRSTTKKFKPPVSLKNQIRSAERMLRKNLPLEVKAAQEQKLESLKKQQEVHNRLAMERKIFLRDKKIKFFERRKIERRIRRLEKLQRASSSSSPDQLASLKHDLQYVMYFPKSEKYVPLFCGSDDQEIVDKRNGLRKQIEERLSAAAASGKDLEETGSEDDGLLDLSDDDFFVAGSSSDEADADDELTDKSTREQASSASGKAVSGMSSDEKNQISARTLMPPPRPSNKMSRFGSSLGQNSSKQRSEFSTFNNTSNYKSSSDFRVRERFGSSSGQTSSKPRFEISTSSNTSNYTSNRKCSSDFRVREPSRSGTGNGSSISSNSDAHKPRRKRRPKKKKQV
- the LOC131644276 gene encoding rRNA-processing protein EFG1-like isoform X1, which gives rise to MVHGGLNKRRVRVNPPSRRSTTKKFKPPVSLKNQIRSAERMLRKNLPLEVKAAQEQKLESLKKQQEVHNRLAMERKIFLRDKKIKFFERRKIERRIRRLEKLQRASSSSSPDQLASLKHDLQYVMYFPKSEKYVPLFCGSDDQEIVDKRNGLRKQIEERLSAAAASGKDLEETGSEDDGLLDLSDDDFFVAGSSSDEADADDELTDKSTREQASSASGKAVSGMSSDEKNQRQISARTLMPPPRPSNKMSRFGSSLGQNSSKQRSEFSTFNNTSNYKSSSDFRVRERFGSSSGQTSSKPRFEISTSSNTSNYTSNRKCSSDFRVREPSRSGTGNGSSISSNSDAHKPRRKRRPKKKKQV